The Plasmodium cynomolgi strain B DNA, chromosome 5, whole genome shotgun sequence genome segment NNNNNNNNNNNNNNNNNNNNNNNNNNNNNNNNNNNNNNNNNNNNNNNNNNNNNNNNNNNNNNNNNNNNNNNNNNNNNNNNNNNNNNNNNNNNNNNNNNNNNNNNNNNNNNNNNNNNNNNNNNNNNNNNNNNNNNNNNNNNNNNNNNNNNNNNNNNNNNNNNNNNNNNNNNNNNNNNNNNNNNNNNNNNNNNNNNNNNNNNNNNNNNNNNNNNNNNNNNNNNNNNNNNNNNNNNNNNNNNNNNNNNNNNNNNNNNNNNNNNNNNNNNNNNNNNNNNNNNNNNNNNNNNNNNNNNNNNNNNNNNNNNNNNNNNNNNNNNNNNNNNNNNNNNNNNNNNNNNNNNNNNNNNNNNNNNNNNNNNNNNNNNNNNNNNNNNNNNNNNNNNNNNNNNNNNNNNNNNNNNNNNNNNNNNNNNNNNNNNNNNNNNNNNNNNNNNNNNNNNNNNNNNNNNNNNNNNNNNNNNNNNNNNNNNNNNNNNNNNNNNNNNNNNNNNNNNNNNNNNNNNNNNNNNNNNNNNNNNNNNNNNNNNNNNNNNNNNNNNNNNNNNNNNNNNNNNNNNNNNNNNNNNNNNNNNNNNNNNNNNNNNNNNNNNNNNNNNNNNNNNNNNNNNNNNNNNNNNNNNNNNNNNNNNNNNNNNNNNNNNNNNNNNNNNNNNNNNNNNNNNNNNNNNNNNNNNNNNNNNNNNNNNNNNNNNNNNNNNNNNNNNNNNNNNNNNNNNNNNNNNNNNNNNNNNNNNNNNNNNNNNNNNNNNNNNNNNNNNNNNNNNNNNNNNNNNNNNNNNNNNNNNNNNNNNNNNNNNNNNNNNNNNNNNNNNNNNNNNNNNNNNNNNNNNNNNNNNNNNNNNNNNNNNNNNNNNNNNNNNNNNNNNNNNNNNNNNNNNNNNNNNNNNNNNNNNNNNNNNNNNNNNNNNNNNNNNNNNNNNNNNNNNNNNNNNNNNNNNNNNNNNNNNNNNNNNNNNNNNNNNNNNNNNNNNNNNNNNNNNNNNNNNNNNNNNNNNNNNNNNNNNNNNNNNNNNNNNNNNNNNNNNNNNNNNNNNNNNNNNNNNNNNNNNNNNNNNNNNNNNNNNNNNNNNNNNNNNNNNNNNNNNNNNNNNNNNNNNNNNNNNNNNNNNNNNNNNNNNNNNNNNNNNNNNNNNNNNNNNNNNNNNNNNNNNNNNNNNNNNNNNNNNNNNNNNNNNNNNNNNNNNNNNNNNNNNNNNNNNNNNNNNNNNNNNNNNNNNNNNNNNNNNNNNNNNNNNNNNNNNNNNNNNNNNNNNNNNNNNNNNNNNNNNNNNNNNNNNNNNNNNNNNNNNNNNNNNNNNNNNNNNNNNNNNNNNNNNNNNNNNNNNNNNNNNNNNNNNNNNNNNNNNNNNNNNNNNNNNNNNNNNNNNNNNNNNNNNNNNNNNNNNNNNNNNNNNNNNNNNNNNNNNNNNNNNNNNNNNNNNNNNNNNNNNNNNNNNNNNNNNNNNNNNNNNNNNNNNNNNNNNNNNNNNNNNNNNNNNNNNNNNNNNNNNNNNNNNNNNNNNNNNNNNNNNNNNNNNNNNNNNNNNNNNNNNNNNNNNNNNNNNNNNNNNNNNNNNNNNNNNNNNNNNNNNNNNNNNNNNNNNNNNNNNNNNNNNNNNNNNNNNNNNNNNNNNNNNNNNNNNNNNNNNNNNNNNNNNNNNNNNNNNNNNNNNNNNNNNNNNNNNNNNNNNNNNNNNNNNNNNNNNNNNNNNNNNNNNNNNNNNNNNNNNNNNNNNNNNNNNNNNNNNNNNNNNNNNNNNNNNNNNNNNNNNNNNNNNNNNNNNNNNNNNNNNNNNNNNNNNNNNNNNNNNNNNNNNNNNNNNNNNNNNNNNNNNNNNNNNNNNNNNNNNNNNNNNNNNNNNNNNNNNNTGAGGATGAGGATGCGGGTGAGGATGAGGATGAGGATGCGGGTGAGGGCGAAGGTGAAGCCGACATGTAGGAACACCCAAGGTATCGAAAGGGTCGAAATTTTGGagattgcaaaaaaaagggatcaaATGGTGGGAAGCTGTTTTTTGTTCATCTCGATCTTTCGATCTTCCGATCTTTCGATTTTCCGATCTTCTCCATCTTCTTCGCCCTCCCGCCAATCTGGCAGCCTAAACCCTAAAGCCTAAAACCTGCGCACAATTTTATCCTTGCAATCGCAAACCAGGTTGACGAGGTCACTAAAAACggcatttaaattattgcgCATGTTGTAGTAGGTGAAGATATCCGAGTTGGCCACGCTGTATTCTCCAAGCATTTTATACATACCTTTCCGCTTTTCCCCACCGAAGCGCATTGCATAGGAATCTGAGTCTTCTCCCAAATACTTCTCTATGTAATACGTTTCTACTTGTACATTGAATCGAATTCTTTTggttgtttttcttttttgtgtgtctTCCTTCGAGGGGGTAGAGGAGGTGTTCTTTAATATAGGTTTGGGGAATGTCCTTTCCAGTCTTATGCATGTGGCACAATAATTGCCAGCGATTCCACTAGGTCTATCTTCGTGTTGACagtttatttcatttttgcaatgTGCACACTTGCGTGTCTTCCTTTGGAGACCCATCCCAGATGTGTCACCTGTTATGGTGAGATTATTCTTGGGGCTGAATAGGGCATCCGTTAGTAGGGTATACAATCGAAGGTATTTTTGCTTCGTTAGGTAGTTGTGCAGATAGGGGTCCTCCTGCTCTTCTAAACTGTGGGTACTTGCTTGTCTTCTGTCACTCATTTGGTTGCCTGCTTCACTGCCAACTTCGCTCCTCACACTGGTTGACTCTCCCTCGGACACGCTGGACCCACTGCTAAGGGTGCAGTCCTCACTTGGGCACTCTTCACATGGTTCGGCGGCATTCACGTCAAATTTGGTTCTCTCACCTGAGGTGGTGGTGTTGTCTACCTCAGCAGGGCGATCACCTCTCCCGTGTCTCTTCCCGCCATCAGCAaacttcctcctctttttacTTCGGATGATTCGGATGAACTTGAGGAAGCTGCGCAGCCCTTTGCTGCCTCGCCTGCTTCCATGTTCTCCTTTGCTTCTGCTTCCATCATTGCCAACTCCATCGCTACCAACTCCTCCATCGCTGCCAATTCCATCGCTGCTAACCCCGCCATCGCTACTAGCCCTACCGTCACTGCTGACCCCTCCATCGCTTCCAACCCAGCCATCGCTTCCAACCCAGCCATCACTGCTAGCCCTGCCATCGCTTCCAACCCAGCCATCACTGCTGACCCCCCCATCGCTGCTAACTACACAGTCGCTTCCAACCCCACCGTCACTGCTAGCCCTGCCATCACTACTAACCGAAACGTCGCCCCTGCAGTCCTCCTTTCCTTCAAACCTGCCCCTTCCACCACTGCAGTCCTCCTTTCCGTCAAACCTCCCCCTCTGACCTCTATCCCCAACGAGCGAATTACCCCAAGCAGTACGCTCACCGTTCTTCTGAATCCTCCTCAATCTCCCATTCCGTTTAGCATTCCTCAAATGAGGAGCCCtattctccaaaaaaaaatgattcaaaattttctgcaCCTGTTGAATAATAATCAGTCTCGTCAACACAAGTAATCTACTAAAGAACCCAACAATGGTAAGgataatcaaaaaaaagtaataaaatttGATGTACTTGTAGAGCTTCCTCGGCATGTCCATAAAGCTAAACGTAAAATTCTTCAGGTAGAACAGGACAATTAGATAAAACAACAGCGTGATGTGTGTCTGCAGCgccttttcttccattttggggTACGCGGTAggaagggggaagggggcgAAGTGGGGCGAAGTGGGTCAATATGGGTAGCACTAGGTCGCACTGGGTAGCACTAGGTCGCAACGCTTCAGCTGGGTGGATGCCGGAAAACCACGTTGTTGACACCTCCGATTCTTCTTCTTGGGCGCCCCAACTTGGCTTTCTCCCCTTCTACAGTTGGATAACACTAGTACGAAACACACTCAAGGGTGACTGTCCTCTCCAACGGTTTACTAAactgtgcaaaaaaaaaaaaaaactcttcaCGTGTGATTGACTTTCCCCTCTGTACTCTCCTATCTCTCCCCTTATCGATGTACTTCACCGCAAAAGTATTACACATGTGCGCACAAAAGGACCCTTCTACAATCAGGAAAAGTTTGTGCTTGGGTGCTTCATACGCTGAATAGTCACTCTCCGCCACGTCTCATGCAGtgtcattttgcttttatgCCAAATGGAACTTCGATCGGACATGTTTCCTCGATCGAAGGGGTTCATTGGGGAAAGGAATTGtcttgcccccttttttttttttcttcaattttttgagCTAGCCTGGACACGCCACTCAcacaaacgggaaaaaaaaaaaaaggtaaacaaGGAAACAAGCGAACAAGCAAACTAGGCCCCTCTGCAAATGAGTTCTCCCTGCAAATGAGCCGCTTCTCCGTTGGGTTAGATATAAACACCAATTCGACTGCAACGATGGAGAGTATAGGTTCGTATAACCGCGGTGGTACTTTCTTATCAGGTCTTTTTAGAGTTACTGGGGGTTCCCTTCTTGCACTGCTTACGCTGGACAGGCCACCCAGCTCGCAGAACAGAATTAAGGTTGACGTTACTTGATGAATTTCCACCCTCTCACGTGTGGCAACTATGTAGATGTGCCCTCGCAAGAATGCTTCCTATTCATGCACCTTTGCAAATATGGCATTGCCTTTCTTCTATATCCGTCCTTTCCACAGTCAGGTCATCCTGTGGTTAACGATTTCTGTCCCACGACTCCCCTGTGGAACTCCTCAACTTAGGGgcgtaaaaatatactttaaGTTTAGGTGCTCTGAGATATGCAGAATGGGGAgagtgtatgtatgtgtgtggaGGGGGAGTTGatctgccttttttcttcacaataAGCTTATGGTCTGATCACTTAGAGGTCTCCTGTTTGATATAGCTCTGTCCGCCTTGGCTTCTCACTTCGCAGCTTCGAATCTTGGCAACTTCGCCGCGACGCCA includes the following:
- a CDS encoding hypothetical protein (putative); translated protein: MEEKALQTHITLLFYLIVLFYLKNFTFSFMDMPRKLYKYIKFYYFFLIILTIVGFFSRLLVLTRLIIIQQVQKILNHFFLENRAPHLRNAKRNGRLRRIQKNGERTAWGNSLVGDRGQRGRFDGKEDCSGGRGRFEGKEDCRGDVSVSSDGRASSDGGVGSDCVVSSDGGVSSDGWVGSDGRASSDGWVGSDGWVGSDGGVSSDGRASSDGGVSSDGIGSDGGVGSDGVGNDGSRSKGEHGSRRGSKGLRSFLKFIRIIRSERTKFDVNAAEPCEECPSEDCTLSSGSSVSEGESTSVRSEVGSEAGNQMSDRRQASTHSLEEQEDPYLHNYLTKQKYLRLYTLLTDALFSPKNNLTITGDTSGMGLQRKTRKCAHCKNEINCQHEDRPSGIAGNYCATCIRLERTFPKPILKNTSSTPSKEDTQKRKTTKRIRFNVQVETYYIEKYLGEDSDSYAMRFGGEKRKGMYKMLGEYSVANSDIFTYYNMRNNLNAVFSDLVNLVCDCKDKIVRRF